In a genomic window of Leishmania mexicana MHOM/GT/2001/U1103 complete genome, chromosome 30:
- a CDS encoding WD repeat protein translates to MSLPICAFLLPSPHHGHHHPPRPPLAREYTVTLPSDPPFRSLLPPSAIHPPSSTSLLPALWPLRRPSPPFNACTVDLHFALTASPSKDSLSSVASIMTAVSNAAAVQATTGANGGSAMVTFFTTTYSKSMPEQSFSVPLNVLPDGLNQLVQNVLGVEEQNFDFLYKDEYIGTTLFRFLQRRGISCEELLNIEYTPALQAKEGNLLPHDDWVSSVRAPYRNNAELLLTGSYDHCVRLWDGDSCLALGSFHREAVKEVALHPVMPASSKTGRKRTRLDGDFMFASASKDGSVAAWKLDSTNSHMQLLGSIQAHTDGVDSVTIAPGEGQLLATASWDTTVKVFSWEQMMDGDTVPSKKAPLVTFTDHSRPVLCNRFSAAHGAARLYSAGHDGHIKCLDTEEAQLQSQYKGDHPINSIAVKPVGNSAAADLLLSACTDNRARLFDTRQKDVVKTFSGPRQWLYSVTWLWDAQEGDAEHSGGSLFAVASEDATVRVYDLRCTNTALLTLDAMHTDGVLDVTYVGQSIIASGGKDNKTRSFALSKEGLLS, encoded by the coding sequence ATGTCCCTCCCTATCTGTGCGTTCCTACTACCCTCTCCTCACCACGGTCACCATcaccccccccgccctccgTTAGCACGAGAGTATACGGTGACACTCCCATCCGACCCGCCTTTCCGCTCACTTCTCCCCCCATCCGCTATCCATCCCCCATCCTCCACCTCTCTGCTCCCCGCCTTATggcctctgcgccgtccctcccctcccttcaaTGCATGTACAGTGGACCTGCACTTTGCATTGACCGCTTCCCCTTCCAAAGACTCTTTATCGTCCGTCGCCTCCATCATGACTGCTGTCAGCAAtgcagcggccgtgcaggccaccaccggcgccaaCGGGGGCAGCGCGATGGTTACCTTCTTCACAACCACCTACTCGAAGTCCATGCCGGAGCAGAGCTTCTCCGTACCGCTCAACGTGCTGCCAGACGGACTCAACCAACTCGTGCAGAACGTGCTGGGTGTTGAAGAGCAGAACTTCGATTTTCTCTACAAGGACGAGTACATCGGTACGACGCTGTTCCgcttcctgcagcgccgcggcatcagctgcgaggagctgctcaaTATCGAATACACCCCCGCCCTGCAGGCCAAGGAGGGCAACTTGCTCCCACACGATGACTGGGTGAGTAGCGTGCGTGCCCCGTACCGCAATAACGCGGAGCTTCTCTTGACCGGCTCCTACGATCACTGCGTTCGACTGTGGGACGGCGACAGCTGCCTCGCCCTCGGCTCCTTCCATCGCGAGGCTGTTAAGGAGGTGGCCCTCCACCCAGTGATGCCGGCCAGCAGCAAGACAGGTCGCAAGCGCACCAGGCTCGACGGGGACTTCATGTTCGCCAGTGCTAGCAAGGACGGCAGCGTGGCAGCCTGGAAGCTGGACAGCACCAACAGCCACATGCAGCTTCTGGGGTCCATCCAGGCCCAcaccgacggcgtcgacTCAGTCACCATCGCGCCAGGTGAGGGCCAGCTTCTTGCCACGGCCTCCTGGGATACCACGGTGAAGGTGTTCAGCTGGGAACAGATGATGGATGGTGACACGGTGCCGTCGAAGAAGGCGCCGCTCGTGACGTTCACCGATCACAGTCGTCCAGTCTTGTGCAACCGCTTCTCTGCTGCCCACGGTGCCGCACGGCTCTATTCGGCTGGCCACGACGGCCACATCAAGTGCCTCGACACAGAAgaagcgcagctgcagtctCAGTATAAAGGCGACCACCCCATCAACAGCATCGCCGTGAAGCCGGTAGgcaacagcgcagcagcagaccttctcctctctgccTGCACAGACAACCGTGCCCGACTCTTCGACACGCGGCAGAAGGATGTCGTAAAGACCTTCAGCGGTCCTCGTCAGTGGCTCTACAGCGTGACGTGGCTGTGGGATGCGCAGGAGGGTGACGCCGAGCACAGCGGGGGCAGCCTCTTCGCGGTAGCCAGTGAAGACGCCACGGTGCGCGTGTATGACCTGCGGTGCACCAATACGGCTCTGCTCACGCTGGATGCAATGCATACGGATGGCGTGCTGGACGTCACGTACGTGGGGCAGTCGATTATTGCCAGTGGTGGTAAGGATAACAAGACGAGGTCGTTCGCCCTTAGTAAGGAGGGCCTTCTCAGCTAA